From the Sphingomonas aliaeris genome, one window contains:
- a CDS encoding GIY-YIG nuclease family protein, with product MTFWAYLLRCGDGSYYAGHCEDLGYRIDAHQSGRGCDYTARRQPITPLWSQEFESRIEALEAERRIKGWSRAKKEALIAGDWICLSQLAASRVARPSTSSGRTEKGGGVGIEDENIKCEDIEGHDIKPTVCAEPVEAPRPTLAQPPGPIP from the coding sequence ATGACGTTCTGGGCGTACCTTCTGCGCTGCGGCGACGGCAGCTATTATGCGGGGCATTGCGAGGATCTGGGCTACCGGATCGATGCCCATCAATCCGGTCGCGGCTGCGATTATACTGCGCGCCGTCAGCCCATCACGCCGCTATGGTCCCAAGAATTCGAAAGCAGGATTGAAGCGCTGGAAGCAGAACGCCGTATCAAGGGTTGGTCGCGGGCGAAGAAGGAAGCGTTAATAGCGGGCGACTGGATATGCCTTTCGCAATTGGCGGCGTCGCGTGTTGCACGTCCTTCGACAAGCTCAGGACGAACGGAGAAAGGTGGGGGCGTCGGTATCGAGGACGAAAATATAAAATGCGAGGATATCGAAGGCCACGATATCAAACCAACCGTTTGTGCTGAGCCGGTCGAAGCACCAAGACCGACACTTGCCCAACCCCCCGGCCCCATCCCATGA
- a CDS encoding GatB/YqeY domain-containing protein has protein sequence MIRDDIKAAQITAMKAGDKEARAAISLMQSAIKNRDIEARTGKAPDSDDALIVEVLQKMIKQRRESIDMFVKGGRQELADKEAAEVAVIERFLPQQMDEAQTRAAIDAIKAEIGAEGMKDMGRLMAELKARHASELDMSKASGLVKAALN, from the coding sequence ATGATTCGGGACGACATCAAGGCAGCACAGATCACCGCGATGAAGGCGGGCGACAAGGAAGCCCGCGCCGCCATCAGCCTGATGCAATCCGCGATCAAGAATCGCGACATCGAGGCACGCACCGGAAAGGCCCCCGACAGCGACGACGCGCTGATCGTCGAGGTGCTGCAGAAGATGATCAAGCAGCGCCGCGAGTCGATCGACATGTTCGTCAAGGGCGGCCGCCAGGAACTCGCCGACAAGGAAGCCGCCGAAGTCGCCGTCATCGAACGGTTCTTGCCCCAACAGATGGACGAAGCCCAGACCCGCGCCGCTATCGACGCGATCAAGGCCGAGATCGGCGCGGAAGGCATGAAGGACATGGGCCGCCTGATGGCCGAACTGAAGGCGCGTCATGCCAGCGAGCTGGACATGAGCAAGGCGAGCGGCCTGGTTAAGGCTGCTCTGAATTAA
- a CDS encoding ribonuclease E inhibitor RraB yields MTLPEVSPERLAEEWAADKDVLASLRENGDVREIVRAVDVSFRGSDEALDRLEESAGELGFEVIEREADEDNEMSLFLGCEQATDDASIKALTVRCLQIELLYDVEYDGWGCTAEDGSAEDGSGEDGRN; encoded by the coding sequence ATGACCCTTCCCGAAGTTTCGCCCGAGCGGCTCGCCGAGGAATGGGCGGCGGACAAGGATGTGCTCGCCAGCCTGCGCGAGAATGGCGACGTGCGGGAGATCGTGCGTGCGGTGGATGTGAGTTTTCGCGGGTCGGACGAGGCGCTGGACCGGCTGGAGGAAAGCGCCGGCGAGCTCGGCTTCGAGGTGATCGAGCGCGAAGCGGATGAAGATAATGAGATGTCGCTGTTCCTCGGCTGCGAACAGGCGACGGACGATGCGTCGATCAAGGCGCTGACGGTTCGGTGCCTGCAGATCGAGCTGCTGTACGACGTTGAATATGACGGCTGGGGCTGCACTGCCGAGGATGGCTCGGCCGAAGATGGCTCTGGCGAAGACGGACGGAATTGA
- the greA gene encoding transcription elongation factor GreA, whose translation MATVEKMPMLQEGYEKLNADLKRLKAERPTIVDAIEEARAHGDLSENAEYHAAKERQGQIEASISDIEDKLSRAQVIDPKELSGDKVVFGATVTLLDEDDKPATYQIVGQTEADAKGGRISYNSLLGRALIGRKVDEEVEVTVPAGDRWYSVSKIEFI comes from the coding sequence ATGGCGACCGTCGAAAAGATGCCGATGCTGCAAGAGGGCTATGAAAAGCTCAATGCGGATCTGAAACGGCTGAAAGCGGAGCGCCCGACCATCGTCGACGCGATCGAGGAGGCTCGCGCGCACGGCGACCTTTCGGAAAACGCGGAATATCATGCCGCCAAGGAGCGTCAGGGCCAGATCGAAGCGTCGATCAGCGATATCGAGGACAAATTGTCCCGTGCGCAGGTGATCGATCCCAAGGAACTGTCCGGCGACAAGGTGGTGTTCGGTGCCACGGTGACGTTGCTCGACGAGGACGACAAGCCCGCGACTTACCAGATCGTTGGCCAGACCGAGGCGGATGCCAAGGGTGGCCGCATCTCGTACAATTCCCTGCTTGGCCGTGCGCTGATCGGTCGGAAGGTGGACGAGGAAGTCGAGGTCACGGTTCCCGCGGGCGATCGCTGGTATTCGGTGTCCAAGATCGAATTCATCTAA
- a CDS encoding rhomboid family intramembrane serine protease yields the protein MGGIDLPRGRVTDAIVAFAVFAGVMIMAVIGADMAAIRFGFIPQDFLGGGWDGDPLRAWLSPLASAFIPRDVLSAAFNLVLFLITGRFVEKALRPAGLIVLILAGIYGSALARLILTPGSVMPGAGLDPAVFALIGAYFMLYGLPAALPIGAGQSRAVRIAMLAGIWFAIQAVFALIMQSFELSVTFVEPIGALLAGTLLAQPLLRWQYRRA from the coding sequence TTGGGCGGCATCGATCTTCCGCGCGGTCGCGTCACCGACGCGATCGTCGCCTTTGCGGTATTCGCCGGCGTTATGATCATGGCGGTGATCGGTGCCGACATGGCCGCGATCCGCTTCGGTTTCATCCCACAGGATTTCCTCGGCGGCGGATGGGACGGCGATCCGCTGCGCGCGTGGCTTTCGCCGCTGGCGTCGGCGTTCATACCGCGTGACGTATTGTCGGCGGCGTTCAACCTTGTCCTGTTCTTGATCACCGGCCGTTTCGTGGAGAAGGCGCTGCGCCCGGCGGGCCTAATCGTGCTGATCCTTGCCGGAATCTACGGCAGCGCGCTGGCCCGACTGATCCTGACGCCGGGATCGGTGATGCCGGGTGCCGGCCTCGATCCGGCGGTGTTCGCGCTGATCGGCGCGTATTTCATGCTGTACGGTCTGCCGGCGGCGCTGCCGATCGGGGCGGGCCAGAGCCGCGCGGTGCGGATCGCGATGCTTGCCGGCATCTGGTTTGCGATACAGGCGGTGTTCGCGCTGATCATGCAGAGTTTCGAACTGTCGGTGACGTTCGTAGAGCCGATCGGGGCTTTGCTCGCGGGTACGCTGCTGGCCCAGCCATTGTTGCGGTGGCAATACCGCCGGGCTTGA
- a CDS encoding DUF4170 domain-containing protein, whose protein sequence is MSKLHLVFGGRVSDPQTLDFDDLGSIDVVGMFPDYKSAEKAWRAAAQRTVDDAEMKYVVVHLHRLVQPDLMAKPD, encoded by the coding sequence ATGAGCAAACTCCATCTCGTCTTCGGTGGCCGCGTCAGCGATCCTCAGACGCTCGACTTCGACGATCTGGGCTCGATCGACGTCGTGGGCATGTTCCCCGATTATAAAAGCGCGGAGAAAGCCTGGCGCGCCGCCGCGCAGCGCACCGTGGACGATGCGGAAATGAAGTACGTCGTCGTCCATCTCCACCGCCTCGTTCAGCCCGACTTGATGGCGAAGCCCGACTAA
- a CDS encoding DUF3618 domain-containing protein: protein MSDIAATPLAIAQARSTAARARLSDTMSQLQARLNPRMLAQDAATGLVEKGKSVAAEGMETARQNPAAVAGGAAALGLVLARRPLTRLLQRLLQSGDDATADTLTSLKPERRPTAEERTEQ, encoded by the coding sequence ATGAGCGACATCGCCGCCACCCCGCTTGCGATTGCGCAGGCTCGCTCGACGGCGGCCCGCGCGCGCCTGTCGGATACAATGTCCCAGCTTCAGGCCCGCCTAAACCCACGCATGCTCGCGCAGGACGCCGCCACCGGCCTGGTGGAAAAGGGCAAGAGCGTCGCCGCCGAAGGCATGGAGACGGCCCGGCAGAACCCTGCCGCCGTCGCCGGCGGTGCCGCCGCACTCGGCCTCGTCCTCGCCCGCCGGCCGCTGACCCGTCTGCTGCAGCGACTGTTGCAGTCGGGCGATGATGCAACCGCCGACACACTGACGAGTTTGAAACCCGAACGGCGTCCCACCGCCGAAGAAAGGACCGAACAATGA
- a CDS encoding phage holin family protein has protein sequence MDQPPSERIGELLGRLVEDARETAKAEVGLYKAQALNFVGEAKLVGVYGVVALLLVNAAVISLFVGLLLIVQQQLGPIWATIIVVFGTLAVAGLFGWLALRHVRRLSAKGPVK, from the coding sequence GTGGACCAACCTCCGTCTGAGAGAATCGGCGAGCTGCTCGGGCGGCTCGTCGAAGACGCCCGCGAAACCGCCAAGGCGGAAGTCGGGTTGTACAAGGCGCAGGCGCTGAACTTCGTCGGCGAGGCAAAGCTTGTCGGCGTTTATGGCGTCGTCGCGCTTCTGCTCGTCAATGCCGCCGTGATTTCGCTGTTCGTCGGCCTGCTGCTGATCGTCCAGCAGCAGCTTGGCCCGATCTGGGCGACGATCATCGTCGTTTTCGGAACCCTGGCCGTCGCCGGCCTGTTCGGCTGGCTAGCGCTCCGGCACGTCCGGCGTCTGTCCGCTAAGGGTCCGGTCAAATGA